A single Populus alba chromosome 7, ASM523922v2, whole genome shotgun sequence DNA region contains:
- the LOC118043608 gene encoding 4-alpha-glucanotransferase, chloroplastic/amyloplastic — MAVLNSLSLLFSPKLTHSSSIPFPLFTSQSSRLSFNLTSKSVALSATPSHFSVAVGEDLPVDYGEWFPKRDPGDRRRAGILLHPTSFRGPYGIGDLGDEAFRFIDWLHDAGCSVWQVLPLVPPGRKANEEGSPYSGQDANCGNTLLISLEELVKDGLLTEDELPRPTDADHVDFSVVADLKDPLITKAAERLILSDGELKSQLEDFQRNPDISSWLEDAAYFAAIDDSLNTLNWYEWPEPLKNRHLAALEEVYQSKRDFIDIFIAQQFLFQRQWKKVRNYAREKGISIMGDMPIYVGYHSADVWANKKHFLLNRNGFPLLVSGVPPDAFSETGQLWDSPLYDWKAMEKDGYSWWIRRMRRAQDLFEEFRIDHFRGFAGFWAVPSEAKVAMVGNWKAGPGKSLFDAISRAVGKINIIAEDLGIITEDVVQLRKSIGAPGMAVLQFGFGSDAANPHLPHNHEPNQVVYTGTHDNDTIRGWWDVLKQEEKSNVQKYLSIHEENDIPWELIQAALSSVAQTAVIPMQDILGLGNSARMNIPATQFGNWRWRIPSSMSFDHLEDEATRLKDLLSTYGRL, encoded by the exons ATGGCAGTCCTCAACTCACTCTCACTTCTTTTCTCTCCAAAACTCACTCACTCTTCTTCAATTCCTTTCCCTCTCTTCACCTCCCAATCCAGCCGTCTATCTTTCAATCTCACCTCCAAATCCGTCGCCCTATCCGCCACTCCTTCTCACTTTTCCGTCGCAGTTGGCGAGGACTTGCCTGTAGATTACGGCGAGTGGTTTCCTAAACGTGATCCTGGTGATCGCAGGAGAGCTGGCATTTTGCTTCACCCGACCTCGTTTAGAGGACCCTACGGTATTGGAGATCTTGGTGACGAGGCTTTTCGGTTTATCGATTGGCTTCATGATGCTGGTTGCTCTGTTTGGCAG GTTTTACCTCTTGTTCCGCCGGGAAGGAAGGCGAATGAAGAAGGATCACCTTACTCCGGCCAg GATGCAAATTGTGGTAACACGCTTTTGATTTCACTTGAAGAGCTTGTGAAAGATGGATTATTGACAGAAGATGAGCTTCCTAGACCAAC AGATGCTGATCATGTGGACTTTTCTGTTGTTGCTGACTTGAAGGATCCGTTGATAACTAAG GCTGCAGAGAGGCTTATTTTAAGCGATGGTGAACTTAAAAGTCAGCTTGAAGATTTTCAGAGAAACCCGGACATTTCAA GTTGGCTTGAAGATGCAGCTTATTTTGCTGCTATTGATGATTCCTTAAATACACTTAATTGGTATGAGTGGCCTGAACCTTTAAAAAATCGCCATCTTGCAGCCTTGGAGGAAGTATACCAGAGTAAAAGGGATTTT ATAGACATATTCATTGCACAACAGTTCTTGTTCCAAAGGCAATGGAAGAAAGTTCGCAACTATGCACGGGAGAAGGGAATTAGTATAATGGGTGACATGCCTATATATGTAGGGTATCACAGCGCTGATGTTTGGGCAAATAAGAAACATTTTTTACTG AACAGGAATGGTTTTCCTCTTCTAGTTAGCGGTGTCCCCCCCGATGCCTTCAGTGAAACTGGACAGTTGTGGGACAG TCCTTTATATGATTGGAAAGCCATGGAGAAAGATGGATATTCGTGGTGGATACGTCGCATGAGGCGGGCTCAAGATCTGTTTGAAGAATTCAGAATAGATCATTTTAGAGGTTTTGCAGGCTTTTGGGCTGTTCCTTCAG AAGCAAAAGTTGCAATGGTCGGAAACTGGAAG GCAGGACCTGGAAAATCCCTATTTGATGCAATCTCTAGAGCTGTTGGAAAGATCAATATAATAGCAGAAGATCTG GGAATCATCACTGAAGATGTAGTGCAACTTAGGAAATCCATTGGTGCTCCTGGAATGGCTGTCCTTCAGTTTG GTTTTGGAAGTGATGCAGCTAACCCTCATTTGCCTCATAATCACGAGCCCAATCAAGTTGTGTACACTGGAACTCATGATAATGACACG ATTCGAGGTTGGTGGGATGTTTTGAAACAAGAAGAGAAATCAAAT GTCCAAAAGTATCTTTCgattcatgaagaaaatgatatccCATGGGAACTCATTCAAGCTGCCCTTTCATCAGTGGCCCAAACTGCAGTCATACCTATGCAAGATATTCTTGGATTGGGGAATTCTGCCAGAATGAATATTCCAGCTACTCAG TTTGGAAACTGGAGGTGGAGGATACCTAGTTCCATGAGCTTTGATCACTTGGAGGATGAAGCAACACGACTCAAGGATTTACTCTCGACATATGGCCGGTTGTAG